The following proteins are co-located in the Camelina sativa cultivar DH55 chromosome 12, Cs, whole genome shotgun sequence genome:
- the LOC104729572 gene encoding DNA-(apurinic or apyrimidinic site) lyase 2-like isoform X1, translating to MKIVTYNVNGLRQRVSQFDSLLKLLDSFDADIICFQETKLRRQELTADLAIADGYESFFSCTRTCEKGRTGYSGVATFCRVKSASLSCEIALPVAAEEGITGLVSSNSRCVKTETYAIAEGLEEYEKDELLRIDQEGRCVITDHAHFVVLNVYGPRAVADDAERIEFKHRFYDILERRWECLLRQGRRVFVVGDLNIAPSAMDRCEAGADFEKNEFRKWFRSLLVERGGSFSDVFRSKHPERKDAFTCWSSSTGAEQFNYGSRIDHILVAGSCLHQDKDKQGHSFLACHVKECDILTEYKRFKDENMSTRWKGGLGTKLKGSDHVPVFTSFDDLPDIPAHSTPPLASRYLPMIYGFQQTLVSVFMKRQANEEAKANEVACSTSSQGNASSSCGDISTGPLRNCGSKGISLEKSCCFENESTCSVTESDIMASRGLIDNPSDAICVSSGRAGNISRDGNRKKARKVQSSQLSLKSFFTANSKANNGGDKSSSSSQSSQVDSITQPAVSSREDGESTTSTQEQEQSGSSAKQKNGTALMEWQRIQNLMQNSIPLCKGHKEACVARVVKKPGPTFGRRFYVCSRAEGPSSNPEANCGYFKWASSKFKDK from the exons ATGAAGATTGTGACTTACAACGTTAATGGCCTTAGGCAACGAGTTTCCCAGTTTGATTCTCTTCTCAAACTTCTCGATTCCTTCGACGCTGATATCATCTGCttccag GAAACGAAACTTAGAAGACAGGAATTAACAGCGGATTTGGCTATAGCTGATGGGTATGAATCGTTTTTCTCGTGCACACGCACTTGTGAGAAAGGTCGTACTGGTTACTCTG GTGTAGCAACGTTTTGCAGGGTAAAGTCAGCATCTTTAAGCTGTGAAATTGCTTTGCCTGTTGCAGCGGAAGAAGGCATCACTGGTCTTGTAAGCAGTAATTCACGATGTGTGAAGACTGAAACGTATGCGATAGCTGAAGGGCTTGAGGAATATGAGAAAGATGAGCTTCTTAGGATTGACCAAGAAGGACGCTGTGTTATAACTGATCATGCCCACTTTG ttgttCTCAATGTCTATGGACCACGAGCTGTAGCTGATGATGCTGAGAGGATTGAGTTTAAGCATCggttttatgatattttagag AGAAGATGGGAGTGTCTTTTGCGTCAAGGAAGAAGGGTATTTGTTGTTGGGGATCTCAACATTGCTCCTTCTGCTATGGATCGATGTGAAGCTGGGGCTGATTTCGAGAAAAACGA GTTCAGAAAGTGGTTTAGATCTTTGCTAGTTGAACGTGGAGGCTCATTCTCAGATGTTTTCAGATCAAAGCATCCAGAAAG GAAAGATGCATTCACATGTTGGTCCTCAAGTACTGGAGCAGAACAATTTAACTACGGTTCGAGGATTGATCATATCTTAGTTGCTGGATCATGCTTGCATCAAGACAAAGATAAGCAAGGCCATAGTTTTCTTGCTTGCCATGTCAAGGAATGTGACATATTGACAGAGTATAAGCGGTTTAAGGATGAAAATATGTCAACAAG GTGGAAAGGTGGGCTAGGTACAAAATTAAAGGGATCAGACCATGTACCTGTATTCACTAGTTTTGATGATTTACCAGACATCCCCGCACATAGCACGCCGCCATTAGCGTCGAGATACCTTCCCATGATTTATGGTTTCCAGCAAACTCTTG TTTCAGTGTTTATGAAAAGGCAAGCCAATGAGGAAGCCAAAGCCAATGAAGTGGCATGTTCAACATCGAGTCAAGGTAATGCTTCATCAAGCTGTGGAGATATTTCGACAGGACCACTGAGAAACTGTGGTTCAAAGGGGATTTCACTGGAGAAATCTTGTTGTTTTGAGAACGAATCCACTTGCAGCGTTACAGAATCAGACATTATGGCATCGAGAGGTTTAATTGATAACCCTAGTGATGCAATCTGTGTATCATCAGGGAGAGCTGGGAATATCTCTAGAGATGGAAACAGGAAAAAAGCGAGGAAAGTCCAATCATCTCAGCTTTCTCTCAAGTCCTTTTTCACTGCAAACTCAAAGGCGAACAATGGTGGGGATAAGTCTTCATCCTCCAGTCAGAGCTCTCAAGTTGATAGCATCACACAACCGGCAGTTTCCAGCAGAGAAGACGGTGAATCGACTACTTCaacacaagaacaagaacaaagcGGTTCTTCAGCTAAACAAAAGAACGGTACAGCTCTAATGGAGTGGCAAAGAATACAGAACCTAATGCAAAACAGCATACCTCTCTGCAAAGGACATAAAGAAGCTTGTGTTGCTCGGGTCGTAAAGAAACCAGGTCCCACATTTGGCCGTAGATTCTACGTCTGCTCTCGAGCTGAG GGACCTTCCTCTAATCCAGAAGCAAACTGTGGTTATTTCAAATGGGCTTCATCAAAATTCAAAGACAAGTAA
- the LOC104729571 gene encoding chaperone protein dnaJ 11, chloroplastic-like, with protein sequence MLSSSPTSSFTHPFLSSPSSPPLSPTLSPSSRTARISPLLVSASCSYTCAEDSPRLHQIPRRFTAATASLYDVLEVPLDATSQDIKSAYRRLARICHPDVAGTDRTNSSAEEFMKIHAAYCTLSDPEKRSVYDRRMLRRSSPLTVGTSGLGSYVGRNWETDQCW encoded by the coding sequence ATGCTTTCTTCATCTCCGACCTCCTCCTTCACTCATCCGTTTctctcttcaccttcttctccgCCTCTCTCCCCTACTCTATCTCCGTCATCTCGCACGGCTCGGATCTCTCCTCTTCTAGTCTCCGCCTCTTGCTCTTACACCTGCGCCGAAGACTCTCCGAGATTGCATCAGATCCCTCGGCGATTTACGGCGGCGACCGCCTCGCTCTACGATGTCCTCGAGGTTCCTCTAGACGCGACGAGCCAGGATATCAAATCGGCTTACCGGAGACTGGCCAGGATCTGCCATCCCGACGTGGCGGGAACCGATCGGACCAATTCGTCGGCGGAGGAGTTTATGAAGATCCACGCCGCCTACTGTACGCTTTCTGATCCCGAGAAACGCTCTGTTTACGACCGGAGGATGTTGCGTCGGAGCAGTCCTTTGACCGTCGGTACCTCCGGGTTGGGCAGTTACGTCGGACGGAACTGGGAAACTGATCAGTGCTGGTAG
- the LOC104729572 gene encoding DNA-(apurinic or apyrimidinic site) lyase 2-like isoform X2, whose translation MDRCEAGADFEKNEFRKWFRSLLVERGGSFSDVFRSKHPERKDAFTCWSSSTGAEQFNYGSRIDHILVAGSCLHQDKDKQGHSFLACHVKECDILTEYKRFKDENMSTRWKGGLGTKLKGSDHVPVFTSFDDLPDIPAHSTPPLASRYLPMIYGFQQTLVSVFMKRQANEEAKANEVACSTSSQGNASSSCGDISTGPLRNCGSKGISLEKSCCFENESTCSVTESDIMASRGLIDNPSDAICVSSGRAGNISRDGNRKKARKVQSSQLSLKSFFTANSKANNGGDKSSSSSQSSQVDSITQPAVSSREDGESTTSTQEQEQSGSSAKQKNGTALMEWQRIQNLMQNSIPLCKGHKEACVARVVKKPGPTFGRRFYVCSRAEGPSSNPEANCGYFKWASSKFKDK comes from the exons ATGGATCGATGTGAAGCTGGGGCTGATTTCGAGAAAAACGA GTTCAGAAAGTGGTTTAGATCTTTGCTAGTTGAACGTGGAGGCTCATTCTCAGATGTTTTCAGATCAAAGCATCCAGAAAG GAAAGATGCATTCACATGTTGGTCCTCAAGTACTGGAGCAGAACAATTTAACTACGGTTCGAGGATTGATCATATCTTAGTTGCTGGATCATGCTTGCATCAAGACAAAGATAAGCAAGGCCATAGTTTTCTTGCTTGCCATGTCAAGGAATGTGACATATTGACAGAGTATAAGCGGTTTAAGGATGAAAATATGTCAACAAG GTGGAAAGGTGGGCTAGGTACAAAATTAAAGGGATCAGACCATGTACCTGTATTCACTAGTTTTGATGATTTACCAGACATCCCCGCACATAGCACGCCGCCATTAGCGTCGAGATACCTTCCCATGATTTATGGTTTCCAGCAAACTCTTG TTTCAGTGTTTATGAAAAGGCAAGCCAATGAGGAAGCCAAAGCCAATGAAGTGGCATGTTCAACATCGAGTCAAGGTAATGCTTCATCAAGCTGTGGAGATATTTCGACAGGACCACTGAGAAACTGTGGTTCAAAGGGGATTTCACTGGAGAAATCTTGTTGTTTTGAGAACGAATCCACTTGCAGCGTTACAGAATCAGACATTATGGCATCGAGAGGTTTAATTGATAACCCTAGTGATGCAATCTGTGTATCATCAGGGAGAGCTGGGAATATCTCTAGAGATGGAAACAGGAAAAAAGCGAGGAAAGTCCAATCATCTCAGCTTTCTCTCAAGTCCTTTTTCACTGCAAACTCAAAGGCGAACAATGGTGGGGATAAGTCTTCATCCTCCAGTCAGAGCTCTCAAGTTGATAGCATCACACAACCGGCAGTTTCCAGCAGAGAAGACGGTGAATCGACTACTTCaacacaagaacaagaacaaagcGGTTCTTCAGCTAAACAAAAGAACGGTACAGCTCTAATGGAGTGGCAAAGAATACAGAACCTAATGCAAAACAGCATACCTCTCTGCAAAGGACATAAAGAAGCTTGTGTTGCTCGGGTCGTAAAGAAACCAGGTCCCACATTTGGCCGTAGATTCTACGTCTGCTCTCGAGCTGAG GGACCTTCCTCTAATCCAGAAGCAAACTGTGGTTATTTCAAATGGGCTTCATCAAAATTCAAAGACAAGTAA